The DNA window CGCCAGGGGAGAGCAGTGGTTCAAGCGGAACAGTCCCTGCGCCAGCACTTCCCCGTCGGCTAACCGCAGGACAGATCCTGTCGGGGTGACGACGACCGCCGTGCTGTTCACGTGGGCTAGCACCGGGCTGCCGTGACGACATTCCTGCGGCGCCGTCCACAGCACCTTGCCGGTCGCCGCATCGAGTGCGGTCAGCTGCCGGGCCTGCACAATCAGCTTCCCGTCGGCCGCGATGGGCGAAGCGCTCATGTCGTTTCCGGACGGCTCCAGTCGCACCATCCAGTTCTGTTTACCGTCGAGCGTATGGGAAGAGACGACGCCAGTCCCGAACGCGGCGAAAACATTCTTGCCGTCGCTGGCAGGCGTGCAGCCCGTGTTTCCGGTGTCGCCGCCTTTGAGCGGCGGGAACGCGGTCAATGCTTCGTACTCTTTCCGCAGGGCGTTGATTTGTGCTTCGAGTTCGATCTCAAGCGGTTCATTTTCGGCCTTGCGGGCCTCCTGTTTCTCCCGCTGGACGGCATCGATTTTCTCGCGAACCAACTTTGCCTGTTCCAGGTCGCGTTCAATTTTTTTCCCTTCCTTCTCGCCCAGCAGATCGACATAGCGATGCGAGCGGCTCCACTGGATCTGGCCGTCGGACGCGGCGACGCAGATCAGGTCGGAGGGTTCGGCCAGCACGAACAGGCGGCCGTCGACCAGAATCGGCGACGCCAGGCTGGCGCCCGGCAGCTTCGTTTTCCAGGCGATGTTCTGCTCCGCCGACCATTTAACCGGCGGGTCGCCGGCAGGGAAATGGCCCGTTCCATCGTTTCGCCAGCCTTTTTCGGCCGAAGCCAGGGAGACGAAGTCCGCTGGCAAAACGCCTGGGAGCAGCAGCCCCAGACAACCCAGGGCCGCCCAGTGGGCGAACGTCCTCTGACATACCCGATCCTTGCGCATCGCTACACTCCTTGAATTCGAAAGAGGCTTCCCCGCACCGATCAGCCTTTTTTTATCCGTCATTGGTCCGCCGACGTCAATGCAGATTTCCTGCGGGGCTGTCGGCTTTACTGTTGCGGTTTACGCAAAGGGCGGGCGGCGACAACCCCTGGCCCGTTTCACGGCGTCCCTATAATAGGAAGGAAGGATCCGCGAAAAAGCAGGTGCGCAGCCCTGCAGCAACGGACGGGTTCTGGCAGCCTTTTGCCAGATCCTGCCCGGGAGCGGCAGGCGACCTCTTCTATTCTGAACATCTATTTTGAACATCATCCTGTTCTGAATCTCACCAGTTTTGCTGAAACATGTCCGGCACGGAAAACGCTGGAACGGAAAGGACGTGTCGTCGATGAATCATCTCGACGCATTGCTAATGGAAATCGTCGAATCGCCGGACGAGGATCATCCCCGGCTGGTGTTTGCGGACTATCTTGAGGACCGGGGCGATCCACGGGGAGAGTTTGTGCGCGTGCAGTGCGAGCTAGCGACGGGCGGCTGTTCCGCGGCCCGGCAAAGGGAGCTGGAGCTTCGCGAAGCTGATTTGCTGGCGGCCCATCGGGCTGAGTGGATCGCGGCCGTTCCACCGGCGCTAGCCGAGGCGGTGCAGTTCCGGCGGGGGTTTATCGAACATCTGCGCGCCGCCAGTCCTTTGCTCACGGAGCATGCCGACGCCATGTTTCGCGTGGCGCCAACGCTCAGCAGCATCGACCTGGACTGCACAGGCTATCGCGATGTCGAACTGGCCAACTGGCGCCATTCCTTGCGAATTACCGAGCTCTCCCTCCGCGGGGTGCTGTCGCTGGAAGATTTGAAACTTCTGGGCCGCTCGCGGTATTTACCCCAGTTGCGTTCGCTGGCGCTGTTGCGCGTGCCGCTGGCAGTGGCGGGAGCCAGAGAACTGGCGGCATCGACGGGCCTTAAAGGGGTGCAGACCTTGCGGCTGGATCAAAACGCCCTGGGCGACGCCGGGGTACAGGAACTGGCTGCCATGAAGAACATGCCGCGGCTGACCAGCCTGCGACTTTTCGGCAACGAAATCGGAACCGCGGGGGCAAGGGCCATTACCTTGTCGCCCCGGCTGGGATCGCTAACCAGCCTGAGCCTGTTCGCAAACAGCATCGGCAATGCGGGCGTGCAGTCGCTGGCCGTCAACGCCAGCTCCGTCCGGCTGCGGGAGCTGGATCTGGCATGTACGGGAATCTCCAATGAGGCCGCGGAGATGCTGGCGTCTTCCCGCTTGCTGCAGAATCTCAAACTGCTCGACCTGCGCATTAATTTCCTCTCCCGTCAGCAGGAGGAATCGCTAATCCGCCAGTTTGGCGATCGCGTCCTGCTTAGGACTTTTCCCAACGGCTTTCCGTTTCGAAATTCCCACGGGGACGAACAGGGCCATGGATCAACGCCACTGGTGAAATAATGCGGTGTCAAAGCCGGGCAATCACACCGCGATTTGTGCCGCAAGACTTCCTTGCAGCCGCGGCATCCGGCATGATGCACAAGTCCCCGGCGCTGGCGCCGTCGTGATGGTGGACACGACTACTCGTTGGGCGTATCTTTTTCTCTCATCGCGTCGCCTGCTTCGTCGAAGGTTTTCTCCATTGTGCGGCGGCCTTCTTCGGTGATTTTTTCGCTGACCTCGTTGGCCCGTTCTTTGTCGATGCCGACGCCAGCCCGGCCGTTTTCGTTGTAAAAGAAAACCACGCCTGAGTAGACGCCAGCGCCAACCAGGATCACCACGACGATCAGAAGGAACATCCCAAAACCAGAACTGCGTGAACTCATAGCTTTACCTGGGGAGCGAGCGTGCCGGGTTTTCCCGGGGTCCCTAGACCCTGCGAATCCCCCGGCATCTTATTTCAAGAGTAAAGGGTAGAGCATGCCGCGTGCCAGGCCGCGCGAGAAAACCGAATTGCCCGGGATTCCTGCTTACCAGACATCCGGGATGGTGCGGAGGCGACCAGATTGGTTTGTTTGCGACCAGTTCCTGCTCTTGTGATAGGCGTATTCTGTTGGCACGTTAGAATAGAAGGGCGTGAGTCGCGATCGTCGGCTCGTTCCTTTGCGGTGAGTTGGAATGCGAAAGATCTGGATCAACTTCGGGGTTCCCTTCCTGGCCGTGTTGGCGGCCTGGCTGGTAACGCTGATTCTGAGTCCCTGGGACGGAGGGCACCGGCCGTTTATTGTGCTGTCGGCAGCGGTGCTGGTATCGGCGTGGTCGGGCGGGCTGGTTTCCGGGCTGATGGCCCTGGGAATGGCGATTGTGGTCGGCAGCATCCAGTTGTACGAGCCGAGAGCAGACACGGCGGCCATCATTCCCGACGTGGTGCACCTGGCGCTCTTTGTTTTTCAGGGGCTGTTAATCTCGGTCATTTGCGCCACCTTGCGATCCACTCGCCAAAATGCCATCGACGCCCAGCAGCAGGCGGAAGACGCCTTTCAGCAATCGCAAGTAACCGTCGGCCATTTGCAACGCGTTCGCGACGACCTGCGCACCACTGAAGGACGTTTGACTCGCCTGGTCGAGGCCAACATTATCGGCGTGTATGTCGGCGACTATGAAGGCGGCATCCAGATGGCGAACGAACGCTTTCTGGAAATGACTGGCTGGGAAGCCCAGTCGCTCAGCGAAGGGAAGCTCAACTGGCGCGCCATGACACCGCCGGAATTTGAAGCCTGCGACAGCGCCGCTCTGGAGGAACTGGAACGTCTGGGACGCTGCCAGCCCTACGAAAAAGAGCTGCGCACGCGTTCCGGCGAGAGAATTCCCGTCCTGCTGGGCGCCGCCGAATTTCAGGATCAGCTGATCTGTTTCGCGCTCGACCTGAGCGAACAGAAGAAAACGTCTGACGAACTGCGTCAGGCCAAGCAGCGGGCCGAAGAGTCCAACCGGGCCAAGAGCGAGTTCCTGGCCAACACCAGCCATGAATTGCGCACGCCCATGAATGCCATCATCGGCATGACCAGCCTGGCGCTCCAGGAGGAGGACCTGTCGCCGCTGGTGCGTGATTACCTGGAAACGGTCGAGGAGTCGGCCGATCTCCTGCTGCGGCTGCTCAACGATGTGCTGGACTTCTCCAAAATTGAAGCCGGCAAGCTCGAGCTGGAAGACGCGGAGTTTGAAGTCGCCGAGGTGTTCAGCGATACGGTCAAAGCCCACAGTATCGCCGCCGCCGAAAAAGGGCTGGAACTGGTGTGCCGGGTGCACGCCGATGTACCCCGCCTGTTGATTGGCGATAGTGCGCGGCTGAAGCAGATGGCGTCCAATCTGGTTTCCAACTCGATCAAGTTCACCGAGCAGGGCGAGGTGGTGGTCCGGGTGCATGTAAAGTCGGAAACGAAAACGAAAGTGCTGCTGCATGTCACCGTGACCGATACGGGTATTGGCATTTCCAGCGATGCTCAGAAGAAGATTTTCGCGCCGTTCACCCAGGCGGATTCCTCGACGACGCGGCGGTTTGGCGGCACGGGTCTGGGGCTGTCGATTGTGGCGGAGGTCGCCACGCTGATGGGCGGCCGCACCTGGCTGGAAAGCACCCTGGGCAGCGGCAGCCGGTTTCACTTCACCTGCGCATTACGCAAAGCGCCGGAGGAAACGCCCAAGTTTCCTACGATGACGCGGAACCTGCTGGCTCGCCTTTACGAATTGCCGATGCTGGTAGTGGACGACAATCCTTCGCACCTGGAGATCATGGGCGAAACGCTGGCGTCGTGGTCGATCCGGCCGGAGCTGGCTTCGTCCGCGGCGATCGCCATGGAACTGCTGGAACAAAAGGCAGCCGCAGGCGAGCAGTTTGCCGTTGTTTTTGTTGACGCCCTGATGCCGGAGGTCGACGGCTTTACACTGATCGACCGGATCGTGAAGAATCCGCGATTTTCCGCGAAGACGATTTTGATGTTAAGCTCGGCCGATCGGCAGACTTTCGCCGGTCGCCTGGCCGCCTGCCCGGCCACGGGCTTTCTGGACAAGCCTATTGCCCAGTCGAACCTGCTGGACGCGATCGTCACGGCGCTCGACGGCCGGGATTCGCGGCAGGTCTCCCCCGACGCCAGCGACGACCTGGGCCGCACCACTTCGGAACGTCCCATGCGCGTGCTGGTGGTCGAAGATACGCCAGCCAACCAGAAAGTGGTGCGGGCGATTCTGGCGCGGCGGGGGCATGCGATTGAAATTGCCCAGAACGGCCGGGAAGCGATTGACCAGGTCAAATCGAACGACTACGACGTGGTCCTGATGGATGTGCAAATGCCCACCATGGACGGCTTCCAGGCGACCGAGGCAATCCGTCAAATGAGCCGCCGGGACAAGGCCAGCATTCCGATCGTCGCCATGACGGCCCATGCCATGCAGGGCGACCGCGAACGCTGTCTGGCCGCTGGTATGGACGGCTATATCTCCAAACCGCTGAACGCGCAGCACCTGCTGGAAACGGTCGAAAGTTTCGGCCGACGTTTGCGTTCCGATCCTACGGAAACGTCAAACGGCGACTCGCATATTCTGGTTCGCACCCCTCACGAGGAAACCATGTCCGATGCCGATGAAGTCGCGATCAATCTGGACGCCGCCATGGTGCGGCTGGGGAACGATCGCACGCTTCTCAATGAAATGATCGGATTCTATCTCGACGACGCCCCTGAGTTGATGGCGAGGATTGAGCTGGGACTGCAGCAAGCAGACGCCGCCAGTATTGAAAGGGCGGCCCACAGCCTGAAAGGTTTGTCCGCCAACTTCGACGCGGTGGCCGTATCCCAGTCCTCGTTTCAGATTGAGCGCATGGCCAGCAGTCAGGAACTGCAGAGCGCAAAGTCGGTGTTGCCGGTCCTGAAGCGTCAGGTCTCCCAGTTGATGGAGCGCCTGCAGCAGGAGATAGGTCGATGAGGGGGGACTACTGGGAGATCGCCTGTCCTGCCTGCGGCGACGCCCGCGTCGGCGGTGCGGCAAAACGGCTGGAGATCATCCAGCAGGCAGGCATGCTCCGCCGCGAAAAAAAACCGGACGAAGCGATGCTGGACGAGCTGTTTACCATCGCCGTGTCGCGCATGGCCTGCCTCCAGTGCGGCGCGCTCGGACTCACCGCGGGTCAGGCGGTCGATGATTTCGACGACGAAGACTCCGGCCTGGTCCAGCGGCTTTGCGCCAGCTGCAGCAAGCCGATACCGAGCGAACGCCTGGAAGTTTTCCCCGACGCCCAGCAGTGCGCCGGCTGTAAAGAAAAAGGGGCGCCCCCAGCCGGACCGCTGACCGAAGAAGATTTTTGCGAACGGTGCGGCGCCCGAATGGTGCTGTACCAGTCCCGCAGCGGGCTGCACCGATTCTCGATGGTCTGCAGCGACGGCTGCCGTTAATCCGCTGCGCCTGTGACCCAGCGTTTCATTGCCTGGCAAGAGTCACGCGCAAAACGCTTTTGCACCCGTCGGACATAAGGGTAGCCTATTCGCGCCAGCCATTTTTGCGGCCGGGAGAAGGCAAGAATGTCGTACCAGACGGCGCCGTCCTGGTCCTGTTCCACCAGGAAACGCTCTTCCCCCTGTTCGGCATGGTCAGGCAGCGTGCCGTAGGCAAAGCCGAAACGGCCCGGCTCATCGATCGTATAGATAATGCGGCAGGCGTTGAGCCACCAGCAGCCAAACAGTCGGGCGACAATCGCGACCGTACTGCCCTTGAATAGCGGCGTATCGCGGCGATGGGCGGCGACCCAGCCCAGGTCAAACTGGCGCCATTCGCGCAGTCCCGAGCAGGCCGCCCGGAAGACGGCGTCGCCTTCGCCCAGCAGCACGCGCGTATGGTCCAGGACGTAACCCGGCGGGATATCCGCCGCAGTGCCGCCGACCGCGGCGTACGTCCACGTGAGCGACGCCTGGCTGTCCAGGAACTGGCGAATCTGGTCGTCGTCAGGGCGCCGCAGGCAGAGCATGGCCGTCTCCAGGGGAAGCAGAACCCCTGTATTCTAACCGCCGGTCGTCCGCAGCATATGCACGGACCGCTCGATTCTGAAGGGAGCGAGTGTCCGTTCGCCAGCTCGTTTTAGCAATAGCGGGCGGCGGGAGCCGGCTTGCCGAAGAGATAGCCCTGGCTGAGTTCAAAGCCAATTTCGGTGCAGATCTTCTGATCGTCGGCGTCTTCGATCCCTTCGGCCAGGGCGACGATGCCCAGGTCGCGGACCATTTCGACAAAGGTCGCAATCATCCGTTGCCGTTCGCGGGAAGCGCCGCTGATCCCCTGGACCAGTTGCATGTCAAACTTCAGAAAGTCCGGGGGCACTTCGATCAGTTCGATCAGCCGCGCCTGGCCGGCGCCAAAGTCGTCGTAGGCCAGGCCGACGTTCATCTCGTTCAGGGCGTTGCGCATTTCACGCATCATGATCGGATTGGTGACGGCCGACTCGTGGATCTCCAGGGTGATCTGAATGTTCTGGTTCAAATCGCGAATTTCGCGCATCGATCGCAGCAGCTGGACCGGCTCGGAAAGCTCGATGGGGTGGGTGTTCAGAAAGAGATGCGTGGGCCGCGAGAAGACGCTGCTGGCCTGGATGCCTTCGCTGCGGAACATGCGGCTGAGTTCGGCTTCCAGGTTCAACTGCGATGCGGCGTTAAACATGCGGGCCGGGCTCTGCAGGCCGAATAGTCGGCTGCGGCCGAGGATTTCGTATCCAATGGTTTCCATCGTTTGCGGATCAACAATCGGCTGGAAGTACGGCACGACCGCCTTTTCTCGCATCAATTTGTCGAACTGCAGGACGGCCAGCGCCTGTTCGCAGAACTCTTCGCAGACCGTGCCAATGGTGTTGTTGGCCGAGTGTTTCTCAAGGCGAAAAACCAGGTTGGCGAACTGTAGAATGTCCCCTTCGGCCAGGGGGGCTTCGCATTCGATTTTGACGCCGTTGACGAAGGTGCCATTGGTGCTGCGCAGATCGCGCACCCAGAGCACGCCGTTTTTCTCGATGATCTCGGCATGGATATTTGAGATCGAAGGGCATGGCAGGCAAAGCGACAATTCGCTGCGGCGGCCGATCCGAAAAGGAAAGGCGTGCACCGCTTCGGTACGAGTCGACTCACCTTCGCGCAAGCGTCCACTCAGGGTCCATGCGGTCAGTGGCGCAAACATGGTGCCAACCATTCGTGGTTCCATCATTTGAGTGCAATGAAGAGCTTTAGCATCGCTCAGAAATTGTATGCACCCAAAGAGTAGTTCAAGAAACGCTCGAATGACGGGCGAACGCGCATCTTCTTGCACGGGCAGGAAAGGCCTTGCCGGCTGGAAATTCGATCTTGCCGGAAAAACGGGTGGTGCGGAATCTAATGATTCGCGTCGACCCTCGCTTTCCTCCGGCAGACTACCGACGAAGCAGATCTCCGCGACGGACAGAAGAAAAAACGAAGCCCGGCCTGGCGAAGAGCGGCCAGGAAAGAAAGACCAGTACCCCCGGCAGGATTCGAACCTGCGACCTACGCTTTAGGAAAGCGTTGCTCTATCCACCTGAGCTACGAGGGCCAAGGGCCAGCAAAAGGCTTCCCGATGGGTCCTTTGCCGCTAACTGATTTTAACACAAAGCTCGTCGGGCGACGTCACCCCCCGCCGTGACTTTCCCGCCAGGCTTGTTCGCCCTCAGCGGCCCAAATCTCCCCCCCGATCTCCTGCGAGATCCACCCCCGCTAACTGCTAATCAATAATCGGTAGCTGGAACCGCTGGCCGGCGGGACGGGCGTGCGGGGCCGGAACCGGATTTTCACTCGGCGGTTCTTCGGGCAAACGGGGCGCGCCGAACAGGCTGAGGCGGACCGTCGTCAGGAACCCGCGCCAGGTGTTAAAGGTGGCGTCGACCGCGCTCGGTTCATAGCCGCAGTGCACCATGCAGTCGGTGCATTTGGAGTTGCCGCTCCGCTGGCCATACTCATTCCAGGCGGTCGTTTCCATCAGTTCGGCGAAAGTTTCGCAGTAGCCTTCATCGAGCAGGTAACACGGCT is part of the Lignipirellula cremea genome and encodes:
- a CDS encoding outer membrane protein assembly factor BamB family protein, translating into MRKDRVCQRTFAHWAALGCLGLLLPGVLPADFVSLASAEKGWRNDGTGHFPAGDPPVKWSAEQNIAWKTKLPGASLASPILVDGRLFVLAEPSDLICVAASDGQIQWSRSHRYVDLLGEKEGKKIERDLEQAKLVREKIDAVQREKQEARKAENEPLEIELEAQINALRKEYEALTAFPPLKGGDTGNTGCTPASDGKNVFAAFGTGVVSSHTLDGKQNWMVRLEPSGNDMSASPIAADGKLIVQARQLTALDAATGKVLWTAPQECRHGSPVLAHVNSTAVVVTPTGSVLRLADGEVLAQGLFRLNHCSPLANGETIYAQVEGAVKAIDLAAAIDEKTADNAVLWEASATRADYLASPLLYDGLLYCVNEQGLLEVSDAVSGDRVYRKRLPFAGGRVDPSLSLGGDRLYVSNNRGSTLVIAPGREYLEIAQNELDAEFKSSLAFDDAHVYIRTKDHLVCVGE
- a CDS encoding TIGR02996 domain-containing protein, with product MNHLDALLMEIVESPDEDHPRLVFADYLEDRGDPRGEFVRVQCELATGGCSAARQRELELREADLLAAHRAEWIAAVPPALAEAVQFRRGFIEHLRAASPLLTEHADAMFRVAPTLSSIDLDCTGYRDVELANWRHSLRITELSLRGVLSLEDLKLLGRSRYLPQLRSLALLRVPLAVAGARELAASTGLKGVQTLRLDQNALGDAGVQELAAMKNMPRLTSLRLFGNEIGTAGARAITLSPRLGSLTSLSLFANSIGNAGVQSLAVNASSVRLRELDLACTGISNEAAEMLASSRLLQNLKLLDLRINFLSRQQEESLIRQFGDRVLLRTFPNGFPFRNSHGDEQGHGSTPLVK
- a CDS encoding DUF1990 family protein, whose protein sequence is MLCLRRPDDDQIRQFLDSQASLTWTYAAVGGTAADIPPGYVLDHTRVLLGEGDAVFRAACSGLREWRQFDLGWVAAHRRDTPLFKGSTVAIVARLFGCWWLNACRIIYTIDEPGRFGFAYGTLPDHAEQGEERFLVEQDQDGAVWYDILAFSRPQKWLARIGYPYVRRVQKRFARDSCQAMKRWVTGAAD
- a CDS encoding response regulator, which encodes MRKIWINFGVPFLAVLAAWLVTLILSPWDGGHRPFIVLSAAVLVSAWSGGLVSGLMALGMAIVVGSIQLYEPRADTAAIIPDVVHLALFVFQGLLISVICATLRSTRQNAIDAQQQAEDAFQQSQVTVGHLQRVRDDLRTTEGRLTRLVEANIIGVYVGDYEGGIQMANERFLEMTGWEAQSLSEGKLNWRAMTPPEFEACDSAALEELERLGRCQPYEKELRTRSGERIPVLLGAAEFQDQLICFALDLSEQKKTSDELRQAKQRAEESNRAKSEFLANTSHELRTPMNAIIGMTSLALQEEDLSPLVRDYLETVEESADLLLRLLNDVLDFSKIEAGKLELEDAEFEVAEVFSDTVKAHSIAAAEKGLELVCRVHADVPRLLIGDSARLKQMASNLVSNSIKFTEQGEVVVRVHVKSETKTKVLLHVTVTDTGIGISSDAQKKIFAPFTQADSSTTRRFGGTGLGLSIVAEVATLMGGRTWLESTLGSGSRFHFTCALRKAPEETPKFPTMTRNLLARLYELPMLVVDDNPSHLEIMGETLASWSIRPELASSAAIAMELLEQKAAAGEQFAVVFVDALMPEVDGFTLIDRIVKNPRFSAKTILMLSSADRQTFAGRLAACPATGFLDKPIAQSNLLDAIVTALDGRDSRQVSPDASDDLGRTTSERPMRVLVVEDTPANQKVVRAILARRGHAIEIAQNGREAIDQVKSNDYDVVLMDVQMPTMDGFQATEAIRQMSRRDKASIPIVAMTAHAMQGDRERCLAAGMDGYISKPLNAQHLLETVESFGRRLRSDPTETSNGDSHILVRTPHEETMSDADEVAINLDAAMVRLGNDRTLLNEMIGFYLDDAPELMARIELGLQQADAASIERAAHSLKGLSANFDAVAVSQSSFQIERMASSQELQSAKSVLPVLKRQVSQLMERLQQEIGR
- a CDS encoding EAL domain-containing protein, with amino-acid sequence MVGTMFAPLTAWTLSGRLREGESTRTEAVHAFPFRIGRRSELSLCLPCPSISNIHAEIIEKNGVLWVRDLRSTNGTFVNGVKIECEAPLAEGDILQFANLVFRLEKHSANNTIGTVCEEFCEQALAVLQFDKLMREKAVVPYFQPIVDPQTMETIGYEILGRSRLFGLQSPARMFNAASQLNLEAELSRMFRSEGIQASSVFSRPTHLFLNTHPIELSEPVQLLRSMREIRDLNQNIQITLEIHESAVTNPIMMREMRNALNEMNVGLAYDDFGAGQARLIELIEVPPDFLKFDMQLVQGISGASRERQRMIATFVEMVRDLGIVALAEGIEDADDQKICTEIGFELSQGYLFGKPAPAARYC
- a CDS encoding TraR/DksA C4-type zinc finger protein, with protein sequence MRGDYWEIACPACGDARVGGAAKRLEIIQQAGMLRREKKPDEAMLDELFTIAVSRMACLQCGALGLTAGQAVDDFDDEDSGLVQRLCASCSKPIPSERLEVFPDAQQCAGCKEKGAPPAGPLTEEDFCERCGARMVLYQSRSGLHRFSMVCSDGCR